The genomic region GAAACTGAATAAAAGATTGATAAAAAATTAAATTTACTGGTCTTCTTTTAAAGGTATAAGAAGTTTTGTCTAAACCTTGATTATGCTCATTTATTCTTCTTTCAAGATTATTTGTAAGCCCCGTGTAAATGGAGTTATCTGAACATTCTAACATATATACATAATAATTTTTCATTTTACCGGATGTCTCGACTACGCTCGACAAGACAGACACTATAGAAGTTTATTAAAATACTCGTAAATAAATCTTTTTTATAAACTCCTATCTTTTCAACTTGTTACAATTTATAACTGGTAGATTAAAGTATCGCAATGAAACTCTTCTTCCTCCTTAACAGTTGGTGTTTTTGTCTTTACACCTTTATTTTTTTCACGGATCATCATATTGGTAAGCTCATTTTTCTTTTTCTGAATTTCCTTTTCCTTCTTTTTCATTTCTTCATAGTCGTAGTAAACCGCTCCTTCAATTATTGTTTTTTCTGCAATAGCATAAATAGACATGGGGTGATTGTTCCAAAGCACTAAATCGGCATCCTTCCCCTCTTTTATACTTCCCACATGCTCATCTATATGAAGCAATTTTGCAGGGTTTATGGTAACAAACTTCCAAGCTTCTTCTTCACTCATCCCTCCGTATTTGACTGTTTTTGCGGCTTCTTGATTTAATCTTCTGGACATTTCCCCGTCATCGGAATTAATAGCAACCGTTACACCTTGGTTATGCATAATGGCCGCGTTGTAAGGAATGGCATCGTTTACTTCATATTTATAGGCCCACCAATCGGAGAATGTGGAGCCACCTACCCCGTGTTCTTTCATTTTATCGGCCACTTTATAGCCCTCCAAAATATGGGTAAAAGTATTAATGTTGAAGTTAAATTTATCTGCGACCTTCATCAACATGTTAATTTCACTTTGCACATAGGAATGGCATGAAATAAAACGCTCTTTGTTTAAAATTTCTGCCAAGGTCTCCAGCTCTACATCGTATCTAGGAGCTTTAGTATTTTTCTTTTTGGAAGAAGAAAATGAATTGTATGCTTTCCACTTTTTATCATATTCTTGAGCTCTTTGGAAATAATCTGTAAAAACCTGTTCTACCCCCATTCTGGTTTGTGGAAATCGTACCGTTTGTGCATCTCCCCAATTTGATTGCTTTACATTTTCCCCAAGCGCAAATTTTATAAATTTAGCACGGTCTTCCATTAGCAAATCCTCCGGATCTTCTCCCCATTTTAGTTTTATAATTGCCGATCGCCCTCCTATTGGATTGGCAGAACCGTGTAATATTTGAATCGTTGTAACACCCCCAGAAAGATTCCTATAAATATCTGAATCTTCCGAATTAACAACATCTTCAATCGTTACTTCAGCAGAACTATTATGCCCCGCTTCGTTAATAGAGGCTGCAGCAATATGCGAATGCTCATCTATTATTCCAGCCGTCAGATGTTTTCCTGTAGCATCGATAACCTCGGCTCCAGAGCTTGATAAATCAGTACCGATTTTTGCGATTTTCCCGTTTTTAACCAAAACATCGGTGTTTTCCAAAACCCCTACATCTTCACTGGTCCAAACAGTAGCATTTTTAAAAAGTATATCTCTTGGTACGGGCAAACTCGCCATCCCAAAAGCCTTATTGGGATAAGTAACCGGTAGCACCTTGTAAATGGAATCTGTATCTTCTTCTTTATCCTCTTTTTTAAATGCCGATGAATTTCTAGTGGCCGTCCAAGTACCTTCATTCCCATTGGGTAAAACTGCATTTCCAATTAATTTTTCTGAAGTGGAAATTTTTGAGGATAACCTTACGAACTCATCCTTCTCCCCTTCCGGGTTAAAAAATAGATGAAACCAACCGTTGGTATAATCTACGCTGGAAGCTATTTTAGTAGTTCCTTTTTTCAGTTCAGGTTTTAATTTATCAGGTTCTCCTGTGAGTGCTAAGTCATAATTTTCTCCATTGATTTTTAAGGAGTAATCACCTCTTAAATCAACTATATTCATATCGTTAACAACATGTTTATTCCCTTGAACCCAGTTTTCGTATAAAATGGTTTCTTTGTCAAAAACATCTCCAGAAGTAATTAAAAAGTTGGCATAACGTCCCTTTTCCAAAGAGCCTATGGTTTCATTGGCCTTCAGTAAATTTGCGGGAAGTGTAGTAAGCGCTTCCAGTGCTTTCGTTTTGTCCAACCCATACTTAATAGCTTTTAAAAGGTTGGTTTTAAAATCACTTAATTTTTTATTATCGGCTGCGGTAAAGGCAAATCTTACCTCGTTTTCAGCTAAAACTTTTGGATTCGTGGGCGCTTGATTCCAAAGTAGCATTTCTTCCAAGGCTATTTTCCCGGCCATATACGGATCTGAAACATCATAGGCTTCTGGAAAATTTAACGGTAAAATATAAGTTGCCTCGGTTTCCTTTATTTCCCCGATGCGCTCAAACTCATTCCCACCGCCTTTAATTAAGTAATTCAGTTGAAATTCGTTAGCCAGCTTAGCAGCTCTTAAATCGTTTAGTTTATCATCTGCAGCAAAAATTTGGGGTAATTTTTTATTGTCGTTCAATGCTTCCAAAGACAAATCTTTGCTTTCCGCATTACCACCAGCATACCAATTGGCATCGTAGTACATTTGCCGTAATAAAGCTATAGCACCCATTAGGGATGTGGGATAGGCTTGACGGGAAGACTTGCTCTTTTCAAAGGATAAAAATTGCGCTACGTCTTCTGCAATAATCCTTTCATTATCATTACCGTTTTCATTCAAGGTAACGAGCATGCTGGTTCCGCGTACAATCCCATCATTTACATGCGTATTCACAACTCCAAAGCCGACTTCCAAAAGTTCTTTGGCCTTCTTCTTATCAAAAGAGAATTTTTCAATAGCCCTTTGCTCAGGCATAATATGGTCGTTCCAGTAATATCCTTCGCGTGAAGCGTCGTATTGTGGACGCTCACTATCTTTAGGCTTGTTCGGCTCTGAAATCCCAAAACTTGAGAATATATCGATAAAAGAAGGATATACATTTTTTCCATCCAAATCTATAGTTATAGCATTTTTCGGGATGGTTACTGAACTACCCACGGCTTTTACCTTACCATTTTGAATAAGCAATGTACTGTTTTCGATAATGTTTGAAGGGGTCACATAAATTTTTGCATTGGTGAATGCCGTGTAATTGGAATTTTTTGTTTTAACACCGTCGTTTTTTGGAAAATATTCTTGTGCCTGTAACGACAAAGAACATACGAACAGTGCCAAAAAGCATAGCTTTAATTTCATCTGTAGTTTTTGATTAAGAATTCGTTGAAGCTAAATTTAAGACATTTTGTTACAAAATCAACATTACAATAGAGAATCCTACAGTTTTTTATCTTTATAATAATTTACGAGGAGCGCCACTACGTAACTGTAACTTTTAAGTCCTTTTTTTTGATTATTTGCTTTGAGGAAGGTATTAAACGAATTTTTAAAAACAGGTTCTGCTTTTGTTTTGTGTCGACGCCAAAAATTGGCCACTTCCACATAGTTTTTTATAATTCCGAGGTGTACAATTTCGTTATATTCCTCAAACTTTTTGATGTCCCTTCTTTTTACTTCACCTAAACAATAACGCAATACATAGATATAACCGGAATATTTAAAATAAAGGTCATCATTGGAGGTAGCGGCAAGGAAAGCCACGAAATTAGCCTCATTCTCTGCGGAATAACCTATTTGATGCGCCTCTTCATGACAACTCACCGTTGGATATTTAAAATCTATTTGAAGTCCGTTCACCTGGGCTTCATTGGTAAACGGATTCAGGTAGCCGCTGTAACCCATGTACGTAAGTGCCGTGCTATATAAGGAGGTTTTTATACTTTTCGGACTGTAACTAAACTCTGGGATTATCTTACCCAGTGTCTCATAACCAGACATCGTTTTTTTATAGATTTCAGGTTTGGAATAAGGTATTTTCACCATTACCGTATCGTTATTGGTAAGTTGGGAGTGGATTTCGTTGCTTTTTTCAATCAACCGCTCTGTGAAATCGTATAATTCTTCGGAAGTGTATTCACTGGATAAATTCAATTTTTTATGAATGGGAAGCCGATAATAATTAAACCCCCAAAATAAATGAAAAACGAAATAGACAAAAGAAACCACTAAAAATACTTCCCTTAAAAAAATTCTAGTACCGTAAAAAAACAAGCGTCCCTTGGTTATTAAAAACCGGATGATAAAAATAACCAAAAGCGTGTAAAGAATATCCCCAATAGAAAAAGGGACCCACCCAAATGCATACCGAAAGCCTTTAGAAATAAATTGATAGACAAAATTACTGTAATAGGTTTCTATAAATTCTGGATATCCAGCCAACCATTTAACTAAAATGTACTGGGGGATAATGGAAAGTGCTAAAAATGTTTTTAGGCGGTCGGACATATGGTCAAAAATAGAAATAATTTGGTTGATAACGGAAGTTATTTTTTTGTCAGGATAATTATTTTCTACAGAATTATGGCGTTGGTAAAGCTTTTTAAAAATGCAATTCTTATTTTTGTGAAAATCTAAGCAATCAATATGAGTAAAGAAGTAAGAGCCCTGCAACCTAGTGAGGTTTGGGAAAAATTTGCCGATTTAAATGCGGTACCCAGACCCTCCAAAAAAGAAGAGCGTGTAATAGCCTTTATGGTGGATTTTGGGAAAAATCTTAATCTTGAAACATTTAAAGATGAAGTAGGAAATGTAATTGTGCGCAAACCGGCAACCCCTGGAATGGAAAATAGAAAAACGGTGGTGCTACAGTCGCATTTAGATATGGTTCATCAAAAAAATAACGATACGAAATTCGATTTCAGTACCGAGGGTATCAATATGTATGTTACCGAAGATGGATGGGTGAAAGCGAAAGGAACTACACTTGGAGCCGATAATGGCTTGGGAGTAGCTGCGATTATGGCAATTTTGGAAAGTAAAGATATTTCCCATCCTGCCATTGAAGCACTCTTTACCATCGATGAGGAAACAGGAATGACCGGAGCTCAAGGCCTAAAAGGTGGTGTTCTTAAAGGTGATATCTTACTGAATTTAGATACCGAGGAAGACGATGAAATTGATATTGGCTGTGCTGGAGGTGTCGATATTACCGCCACTAGAAAATATGAAGAGGAAGAAACCCCTAATAATGTTACAGCCTATAGAATTTTGGTAAAAGGACTGCAAGGTGGACACAGTGGTATGGATATCCACCGTGGTTTTGGAAATGCCAATAAAATCATGAACCGATTGCTGTTCGATGGTTTCGAAAATTTCGGACTCAGAATTGCGATGATTGATGGCGGAGGGTTACGAAATGCCATCCCGAGGGAGAGTGAAGCCATTATTGTGGTAGATGAAATTCATCATGATGCATTTGCACTCGAATTTAATCAATTGGCTACCGTAATTAAAAAAGAGTATCGAACCAATGAGCCTTCTTTATCCATTACTGCAGAAGTTATAGATATTCCCTCAAAGGTTATGAATATTGGGGTTCAAGAAGGAATTACAAGGGCATTGTATGCAGCACATAATGGCGTGTATGCCATGAGCCCAGATATGGAAGACCTCGTGCAAACATCCAATAATATTGCACGTGTTAAAATTAAGGAAGGAAAAATTAAAGTATTGTGCTTGACAAGATCATCGGTAGAATCTTCTAAAATAGATTTGGCAAACGGACTTCGGGCTGCATTCGAACTTTGCGGTTGTGAGGTTTCTTTAAGCGGAGAATACCCAGGCTGGAAGCCAAATCCTGAAAGTGCCATTTTAAAGGTTTTAAATAAAAAATATCAAACGCTTTTCAAAGAAAAACCAGAAGTGGTGGCTTGCCATGCCGGATTGGAATGCGGTATTTTAGGACAAAATTATCCAGAAATGGATATGATTAGCTTCGGACCTACGATTAAAGGTGCACATTCTCCAGATGAAAGAGCGAATATAGCGTCGGTTCAAAAGTTTTGGACTTTCCTAAAAGAAATTTTAAAAGAGGTTCCGGTTAAAGACTAATATATTTCGTTTACGATATTGAAAGCACTAAAAGTCCCTGTAAGATAAAAATGTTACAAGGACTTTTATTTTCGAATTAAATTGAAAACAAAATTATCGACCTCAATATTTTGGCAGTTTGACGTTAACCGAAAGGCAGTCAGGTTTTATTCTTTTGCATCTTACTGTTCGAAATTATTACAAAAACGCTTATTTTAGGTGCTTAAAAAAAATAGATCGCATTTAGAAGCAAAACTTTGTTTTTTTGATTTAAAATGCGAGGTTGGTATAGAGAAATACTTCTATTTCTAACAGGTTTTCCGATTTTTGTAAATATCAAAGTCAGTTTTTTCTATCTGTTATAGGCATTTTTAAATGTAGAACTATAAAATCGCGAAAAGTGTCCTTTTGGGCTCTTAATTTTGGAAATGTCTTGTCTTGGTTTATAACTAATTTTCGTTTGTAAGAATTCGCTAATCATTGCACTACTACCAAAAAACAATTATTGTGGCCACCATTATCATCAATAATCTTATTTTTTTGCAGTGTTTTTATTTATTCCCTCCATTATACCGTGTGATGTATGAAAAAAGCAGTAAATTTCGAATGCGTATAACTCATGGAAAATTTTTATTAATTGAGAACAAATGTAATTATCTATTTTCCGGTTTTCCAATCACGAAGGGTATAATAATTCATTTAGTCTAGTGCTTGTTCTGTTGGTATAATGCGCTCAAGATTTATGGTAAAAAATTAAACATGTCAACAGAAAAAACAATCGAGCCATTTCCAATAGTAGGTATTGGTGCATCCGCTGGTGGAATTGATTCATTTTCCAAATTTTTGAGTACTATACCCGACGATTCTGGGATGGCTTATATATTGGTACAGCACCTTGCGCCTTCCCACGAAAGTATCTTATCTCACATTCTTGCCAAAATAACTACGTTGCCTGTAAAAGAGATAACAAACGACTGTAAAATTTTGCCTAATCATATTTATGTTATTCCTGAAAATAAAATGCTGGAAGTAACAGATCATGAATTAAAGCTTTATCCTAGGGATATCAAAATCCAACACATGCCTATTGATGTTTTCTTTTCTTCACTGGCAAGAGTTCACGGCACCCAAGCCATTGGGGTTGTACTTTCTGGTACCGCCAGAGATGGCACCTTAGGTTTAAGGGATATAAAAGAATATGGAGGGATTACTTTTGCTGAAGATCCTGACATGGCAGCATGGGATGGAATGCCAACAAACGCTATCGAAGCCGGGGTAGTTGATTTTGTTTTACCAGCTGAAGAAATCTTCCCTAAGTTAATAGATGTATATACCGCCTACGAAACCAATGGTGCTCGTGGCAGTCTTGGGATTGACACAAAAAAAATAACCGAAGACGGACTTCATAGGATTCTATCATTGGTACAGCAGGAAAGCGGCGTAGATTTTAGTTATTACAAGCGTCCCACCATTTTGAGACGAATTGCCCGCAGAATGGCGATAAACCAAGTTCCCAGTCACGTTGTATATTTAGAATTACTTCGAGAAAACAAATCCGAACAGGCCGCTTTACTTCAAGATCTCCTTATTAAGGTTACTTCTTTTTTCCGGGATCCCGAAATATTTGATAAATTAAAAGAAACGGTAATACCACAGCTATTGGAAAATCGGCTTCCGGATAAGCCGATCCGAGCCTGGGTAACAGCGTGTGCAACGGGTGAAGAGGCCTACTCACTAGCAATTACTTTTTTAGATGCATTAGACCAAAAGGATAGCGAAAGTTCCAGTTACAATACCAAGATCCAGATATTTGCTTCAGATATTTCAGAAGTGGCTATAAATAAAGCAAGAGCAGGTGTATACACTGCAGCTGAGGTTCAACCGCTTTCTAAAAGGCAGTTGGATCGATATTTTACCAAGATAGATGGTAATTATAAAGTAATAAAATCCTTAAGGGATACTATCGTTTTTTCTGAGCACAATTTTCTGAAAGATCCACCATTTAGCAAATTAGATTTGATAAGTTGCCGTAATGTATTGATTTATTTGGATGCATTTTTGCAAAAGAAATTGCTGTCTACCTTTCATTATGCTTTAAAGGATAATGGTTTTCTGCTCTTGGGCAAGTCGGAAACTACGGGAACTTTCCCAGATATTTTTGTACCTTTTTCAAAGCAGGCTAAAATATATACCCGTAAATCTGGTTCCGAGCGTTTATTTCAAGTTTCTGGGGTACGAAAAGAAAATAAAGTGCCTCCAGTTAAACCCATTCAAACGGACAATATTCCAAAAACTGATTTTAGGCAAAGTGCCAATACCATTTTACTCTCTGGTTATACACCTGCAAGTTTAATTGTGGATGAACACATGGAAATTGTTCAAATTAATGGGAATATGACTCCCTTCTTAGAATTTTCTTCTGGGAAACCTTCTCACGAACTGATGAAAATAGCTAGGAAAGAACTCGCTTTTGAACTTCGCAATGCCTTGCACAAGGCTAAAGAATCTCAAAAAAAAGTAAGTAAAGAAAGGATTTCCTTAAAAAACAATTCAGATCAGTTTTTTGTCAATATAGAAGTTATACCACTTAATGACATTAGAGTTCCTTATTATTTAATACTCTTTCATAAAAAGGAGCCTATTAATTCTTTTTGGAGCAATTTATGGAACCGATGGTCTCTTGCTTTCAGTCCTTCGTCAAAAAATCATCTTACAGACCGGAATGAGGCACTACAGAGAGAATTAGAACAGGTGCGTGAAGATATGCATCGCATCAGTGAAGATCAAGAGGCTTCCAACGAAGAACTGCAAAGCGCCAACGAAGAGTTACTTAGTAGTAATGAGGAAATGCAAAGTTTGAATGAAGAACTGGAAACTTCAAAGGAAGAATTACAATCCACCAACGAAGAACTGGTCGTAGTTAACCGTGAACTTATGGAGAAGCAAACAGAGCTTACCCATACCTTAAATTATTTGGACGCTATTATAGCAAATCTTCGTGAACCTTTTGTGGTGCTAGATAAAGACTTCCGTGTTTGCAATGCTAATTTGGCTTATTACAACAAGTTTAAGGTTGATAAGTTGGAGACCGAAGGAAAATCTTTTTTTCAGGTACAGCAGAGTTTATTTGACAATCCGAAGTTAAGGCACCTAATTCAAAAAATACTCTCCGAAAAAGATCGGGTATTGGATGAAGAGATTATTATCAATTTTTCATCTGGGAACAAAAAATCTTTTATGTTCAATGTTCGAAAAATTGAGAACCCACAGGAATCAAAAAAATTAATATTACTATCTCTGGAGGATATCACCGAGAGAAAAATGACAGAAAGTTATAAAAATATTATTGCGGAACTTCAAAAAACCAATGAACAACTGGACCGATATGTACATGTAGCTAGCCACGACTTACAAGAACCACTAAGGAAAATATTGATTTTTTCGGATCTTCTATTGGAAGATGATCGTATTGGAATAGAAGGTAAAAGGGAAGTTGTTGAAAAAATATCTTCTTCAGCCGCAAGAATGTCCAATCTTATAAAAGGATTGCTAGAATATTCCCGTGTTGCTCATCACGAAGAACTTTTAGATCAAGTGAATCTCAACAATATTGCGAAAGAGATTCTTTTAGATTTCGAACTGCTGATCGAAGATACGCAAGCAAAAATTAAAATTGGGGAACTTCCCTTAATTGAAGCAGTTCCTTTACAAATGAATCAGTTATTAAGGAATCTTTTAGATAATGGACTCAAATTTACCAAAACAGGAGTAGCACCCAACATTGAAATAAGTTCGCATAAACTTTCAAAAAATGAAATCGAAAAGTATCCAAAGCTCTCTACGGAGCTAAACTACTATGAAATTATAGTGAGCGATAAGGGTATTGGGTTTAGCCCCGAATACCAAGAAAAGATTTTTTTGATTTTTGAACGTCTTATGGGATCTCTGGATCAAAAGGGAAGTGGAATAGGTCTTTCATTGGTAAAAAAAATTGTGGAGAATCACAACGGTATTATTTATACAGTTTCCACGGAAGGAAATGGGGCAGCTTTTCATGTAATTCTTCCCGAAGTTCAACCGAAATAAGGAATATTATAAATTGCAAAAAAATTACTAAGAGTAAATGTTAGTTTCAACAATTATTGCGAGAAATTTTAAGTTTATGCATAAAGGAAAAATCTTCACTTAAAGGTGAAGATTTTTCGCTCATTTGGTTAGATTAGTGATATTCCGTAAAAATGCTCAGTTACTTCTTCATGAGAACTTCGTACCTAATACTTCTCGCAACACATTCATTTTTGCACCAATAATCCATAGAAGATTTGGGGTGGTTTGGAGGTATTCCATGGGTTTTCCATAGCCACATTTAAGGGATTAGCCGAAATAACATTGAAAATTAGGCAAAACCTTAAGTTAGTATTAATCCTAAAAGCATAAAGTTTGACTTTAAAAAATTATGGATAAAATTATATTAAAAAATAGATGGAGCTGTCTAAAGTATGGTAACCAAATAAAAATTTTTTTTAATAAACGTAATGATTGGGTTATTCTTTATGTTCGATCTCTATTCTTTTAATTCTCACTTTATCTATTGCAGTATTTTCTGGGGAACCAATAGCACCTCCCAATATTGCTACGGCAGCACCTAAAAGAAATATGAGAAAAGTTATAATATAATATTTGCTAATGGCACGGGCTCTTTTGTTCGCATATTCAATAGCCTTCATTTTGGCTTCTGTATATTTGTTCTGTGCGTTTTGTGTAGCCGAATCTAAATTGTTTTCCCACTTATTTATTTTATCGTTAATATCGGTGCCACTAAGGTGGGTCTTTTTACTCAAATAAACTTTTAAAGAAGATCTATCAAAAAAATTTTCACTTCCCCCTACTCTAATACTTAAATCACCGCTTTCATCCAATTCGTAGGAAATATCATTAAAAAAACTCTCAATTTCTTCTTCCAATTTCAAATTATTTCTAGAATCTAAGGGGAATTCCAGAGTATCGGCTGGAGTCTCCTCAGAAATTAAATCTGATCGTTTATTAGCATTGATTAACCTATAGGCTTGCCTTTTAATTTTTAAATAGGCCAAATCTGTTTCTTCCTGACATTTTTTGGAAACCATCTCCATCCCCACTGATCCATTTTTTGAATGAACATTATTAAAGCTTCCAAATATGGATTCTGTAATCTTATGATTAACACCGCCAATTAATATTAAAAAGAAAAAGATAAGTAAAACATAGAGTGCCCATGCCAAAAAGCCGTGCATGGCTCCGTCGATATTAGAATGAAAACCAGACATTCGAGCAGCAAGGAAACCACCAACAAAAAGCACCAATAGATGGGAAATTGCCCACCAGATTATGGCTCCTATCCCCAATGTGTAAAATGGGGAATGTTGAGCTGAAAAATCTAAAGTTGAGAGCCCAATCCCAATTCCCAATAAATTTAGCAATATTATAATGGCGATGGACGCTAAACATCCGCCAAGGATCGCCGCCCATGATATTTTTAATGTTTTTTTCTTGCTTGTACCAACTTCAGTGGATTCTGGCGTCATAAGCAGTTTATGTTTTTAATAAAGAATATTTTTAGTTACATATCTATTCTCTCTTAAAATTTAAGTTTATAGAGGTTTTGCTTTAAGTTTGAAACTATTTTTCTCGTATCTTTTCAAATTAGTAAACAAAAATGATGTAGTGGTGTCGTAAAAACCAATATGTTAACGCTAAAAAATTTTTGCTATTAAATTAATGTGGTTGCAAAGAGTTAAATCACGAGATATGAAGTATGATTTTTACCGAAAGACTTTCTAAATAAAATCGATTATGTGAATAGATGTTTTTTTGAATAAAACTGGTTTATTTTATTGAAAATGAAGTTATTTCTGTAATATCGATATTAATTCAGGTATTTTTATTATTTTAAATAAAAAAGGTTTGTTTATTACTTCCACATTTCGCAGAGCTATTTTTTTGAAGGATGAATAACCATTAAAAGCTATGAAGCTAAGAGTTAAATTTGATGATAAGCTAGTTTTTAGAAATCTTCTAAAACAGCAGCTAGATTCATTGGGAGTTCCCTATGAGATTCTAGCTAATTTAGATATTATTATCAAAGACGGCACTAAAGTTATAGAAATTGGGGTCTTAGAGCAGGATTTAGCCAAAGTGGGAATTGTAATTTTGAGTGATGAAAAAATTCAATTGTCAGAACGAATCAAAGAAGTAATAACTGAAATGATTCACCACAATAATAAAACCCAACGATATAAGTTTTCTAAATATCTATCAGATAAATTGAATTATTCTTACAGCCATTTGGCCAATGTATTTTCCGAAACGACGCATACTTCTATCGAACGTTTTATTATTTTAAAGAAAATAGATTATGCAAAAACCTTAATGACAAATGAGGGTCTTACACTAACCGAAATCGCCTATCAATTAAATTACAGCAGTGTAGCACACCTCTCAAACCAGTTTAAAAAGATAACAGGACTTAGTCCTAGCCTTTTTCAGGAAATTGTGGCCAAACGTAATTTAGAAAGAAAATTTGTACAGTCAGTGACTTAATATGATTAACAAAAAAATGCTTGTGGCCGTTGCCGATGATGATGCAGAAGACCTTTTGTTTTTTAAA from Galbibacter sp. BG1 harbors:
- a CDS encoding amidohydrolase family protein → MKLKLCFLALFVCSLSLQAQEYFPKNDGVKTKNSNYTAFTNAKIYVTPSNIIENSTLLIQNGKVKAVGSSVTIPKNAITIDLDGKNVYPSFIDIFSSFGISEPNKPKDSERPQYDASREGYYWNDHIMPEQRAIEKFSFDKKKAKELLEVGFGVVNTHVNDGIVRGTSMLVTLNENGNDNERIIAEDVAQFLSFEKSKSSRQAYPTSLMGAIALLRQMYYDANWYAGGNAESKDLSLEALNDNKKLPQIFAADDKLNDLRAAKLANEFQLNYLIKGGGNEFERIGEIKETEATYILPLNFPEAYDVSDPYMAGKIALEEMLLWNQAPTNPKVLAENEVRFAFTAADNKKLSDFKTNLLKAIKYGLDKTKALEALTTLPANLLKANETIGSLEKGRYANFLITSGDVFDKETILYENWVQGNKHVVNDMNIVDLRGDYSLKINGENYDLALTGEPDKLKPELKKGTTKIASSVDYTNGWFHLFFNPEGEKDEFVRLSSKISTSEKLIGNAVLPNGNEGTWTATRNSSAFKKEDKEEDTDSIYKVLPVTYPNKAFGMASLPVPRDILFKNATVWTSEDVGVLENTDVLVKNGKIAKIGTDLSSSGAEVIDATGKHLTAGIIDEHSHIAAASINEAGHNSSAEVTIEDVVNSEDSDIYRNLSGGVTTIQILHGSANPIGGRSAIIKLKWGEDPEDLLMEDRAKFIKFALGENVKQSNWGDAQTVRFPQTRMGVEQVFTDYFQRAQEYDKKWKAYNSFSSSKKKNTKAPRYDVELETLAEILNKERFISCHSYVQSEINMLMKVADKFNFNINTFTHILEGYKVADKMKEHGVGGSTFSDWWAYKYEVNDAIPYNAAIMHNQGVTVAINSDDGEMSRRLNQEAAKTVKYGGMSEEEAWKFVTINPAKLLHIDEHVGSIKEGKDADLVLWNNHPMSIYAIAEKTIIEGAVYYDYEEMKKKEKEIQKKKNELTNMMIREKNKGVKTKTPTVKEEEEFHCDTLIYQL
- a CDS encoding DUF3810 domain-containing protein, translating into MSDRLKTFLALSIIPQYILVKWLAGYPEFIETYYSNFVYQFISKGFRYAFGWVPFSIGDILYTLLVIFIIRFLITKGRLFFYGTRIFLREVFLVVSFVYFVFHLFWGFNYYRLPIHKKLNLSSEYTSEELYDFTERLIEKSNEIHSQLTNNDTVMVKIPYSKPEIYKKTMSGYETLGKIIPEFSYSPKSIKTSLYSTALTYMGYSGYLNPFTNEAQVNGLQIDFKYPTVSCHEEAHQIGYSAENEANFVAFLAATSNDDLYFKYSGYIYVLRYCLGEVKRRDIKKFEEYNEIVHLGIIKNYVEVANFWRRHKTKAEPVFKNSFNTFLKANNQKKGLKSYSYVVALLVNYYKDKKL
- a CDS encoding GIY-YIG nuclease family protein — translated: MKNYYVYMLECSDNSIYTGLTNNLERRINEHNQGLDKTSYTFKRRPVNLIFYQSFIQFQQAERFEKKLKKWRRNKKRALAKEDFNSLKLFSECKNDTNSKNNKL
- a CDS encoding chemotaxis protein CheB, with the translated sequence MSTEKTIEPFPIVGIGASAGGIDSFSKFLSTIPDDSGMAYILVQHLAPSHESILSHILAKITTLPVKEITNDCKILPNHIYVIPENKMLEVTDHELKLYPRDIKIQHMPIDVFFSSLARVHGTQAIGVVLSGTARDGTLGLRDIKEYGGITFAEDPDMAAWDGMPTNAIEAGVVDFVLPAEEIFPKLIDVYTAYETNGARGSLGIDTKKITEDGLHRILSLVQQESGVDFSYYKRPTILRRIARRMAINQVPSHVVYLELLRENKSEQAALLQDLLIKVTSFFRDPEIFDKLKETVIPQLLENRLPDKPIRAWVTACATGEEAYSLAITFLDALDQKDSESSSYNTKIQIFASDISEVAINKARAGVYTAAEVQPLSKRQLDRYFTKIDGNYKVIKSLRDTIVFSEHNFLKDPPFSKLDLISCRNVLIYLDAFLQKKLLSTFHYALKDNGFLLLGKSETTGTFPDIFVPFSKQAKIYTRKSGSERLFQVSGVRKENKVPPVKPIQTDNIPKTDFRQSANTILLSGYTPASLIVDEHMEIVQINGNMTPFLEFSSGKPSHELMKIARKELAFELRNALHKAKESQKKVSKERISLKNNSDQFFVNIEVIPLNDIRVPYYLILFHKKEPINSFWSNLWNRWSLAFSPSSKNHLTDRNEALQRELEQVREDMHRISEDQEASNEELQSANEELLSSNEEMQSLNEELETSKEELQSTNEELVVVNRELMEKQTELTHTLNYLDAIIANLREPFVVLDKDFRVCNANLAYYNKFKVDKLETEGKSFFQVQQSLFDNPKLRHLIQKILSEKDRVLDEEIIINFSSGNKKSFMFNVRKIENPQESKKLILLSLEDITERKMTESYKNIIAELQKTNEQLDRYVHVASHDLQEPLRKILIFSDLLLEDDRIGIEGKREVVEKISSSAARMSNLIKGLLEYSRVAHHEELLDQVNLNNIAKEILLDFELLIEDTQAKIKIGELPLIEAVPLQMNQLLRNLLDNGLKFTKTGVAPNIEISSHKLSKNEIEKYPKLSTELNYYEIIVSDKGIGFSPEYQEKIFLIFERLMGSLDQKGSGIGLSLVKKIVENHNGIIYTVSTEGNGAAFHVILPEVQPK
- a CDS encoding aminoacyl-histidine dipeptidase — encoded protein: MSKEVRALQPSEVWEKFADLNAVPRPSKKEERVIAFMVDFGKNLNLETFKDEVGNVIVRKPATPGMENRKTVVLQSHLDMVHQKNNDTKFDFSTEGINMYVTEDGWVKAKGTTLGADNGLGVAAIMAILESKDISHPAIEALFTIDEETGMTGAQGLKGGVLKGDILLNLDTEEDDEIDIGCAGGVDITATRKYEEEETPNNVTAYRILVKGLQGGHSGMDIHRGFGNANKIMNRLLFDGFENFGLRIAMIDGGGLRNAIPRESEAIIVVDEIHHDAFALEFNQLATVIKKEYRTNEPSLSITAEVIDIPSKVMNIGVQEGITRALYAAHNGVYAMSPDMEDLVQTSNNIARVKIKEGKIKVLCLTRSSVESSKIDLANGLRAAFELCGCEVSLSGEYPGWKPNPESAILKVLNKKYQTLFKEKPEVVACHAGLECGILGQNYPEMDMISFGPTIKGAHSPDERANIASVQKFWTFLKEILKEVPVKD